Proteins from a genomic interval of Benincasa hispida cultivar B227 chromosome 7, ASM972705v1, whole genome shotgun sequence:
- the LOC120081758 gene encoding universal stress protein PHOS32-like: MGKTGAKLPSFCLNRIRPHVRVPIQSKPDSLSVKTGPNNKADDSVDDNNDHVGGAKPVLGIERKIMIVVDSTIEAEGALHWALSHTVQNQDNILLLHVIKPSTKGEGPSKETAPRAYELVHSMKTLCQLKRPEVETEVAVVEGGKEKGAVIVEEARKRGVSLLVLGQKKRSTTWRLLMVWAGHRWGGGGGGGGGGVVEYCIQNASCMAIAVRRKSKKLGGYLITTKRQKDFWLLA, from the exons ATGGGGAAAACCGGTGCCAAGTTGCCAAGTTTCTGCCTGAACCGGATCCGGCCTCACGTTCGAGTCCCTATTCAATCCAAACCGGACTCTCTTTCTGTAAAAACCGGACCGAACAACAAGGCTGATGATTCTGTAGATGACAACAATGATCATGTTGGAGGAGCTAAACCAGTGTTGGGAATTGAAAGGAAGATCATGATTGTAGTTGATTCCACCATTGAAGCTGAAGGAGCTCTTCATTGGGCTCTCTCTCACACTGTTCAAAATCAAGACAACATTCTTCTTCTCCATGTTATTAAACCTTCAACAAAAG GGGAAGGACCTAGTAAGGAGACAGCCCCAAGAGCTTATGAATTGGTTCATTCCATGAAAACTTTATGTCAATTAAAGAGACCTGAG GTGGAAACAGAAGTTGCGGTGGTCGAAGGAGGGAAGGAAAAAGGGGCAGTGATAGTGGAAGAAGCGAGAAAGCGAGGGGTATCGTTGCTGGTTTTGGGGCAGAAGAAACGGTCGACGACATGGCGGCTTCTGATGGTGTGGGCAGGCCACCGGTGGGGCGGCGGAGGTGGCGGTGGGGGTGGCGGTGTGGTGGAGTATTGCATACAGAATGCGAGTTGTATGGCGATTGCGGTGAGAAGGAAGAGCAAGAAATTGGGTGGTTATTTGATCACTACAAAGCGTCAAAAGGATTTCTGgcttttggcttga